The Theileria annulata chromosome 3, complete sequence, *** SEQUENCING IN PROGRESS *** genome has a segment encoding these proteins:
- a CDS encoding uncharacterized protein (1 probable transmembrane helix predicted for TA17610 by TMHMM2.0 at aa 29-51;~Signal anchor predicted for TA17610 by SignalP 2.0 HMM (Signal peptide probability 0.000, signal anchor probability 0.834) with cleavage site probability 0.000 between residues 52 and 53), whose translation MTKNLKFNFQVRTIDFCKLYNIFLQGVDGLLITSGFFFISLTFMIISWILYGETITDFYKQHVSPDFSENHVKRE comes from the coding sequence atgacAAAGAATCTCAAATTTAACTTCCAGGTTAGAACTATCGATTTCtgtaaattgtataatatatttcttCAGGGGGTAGATGGGCTGTTAATTACTTCTGGATTCTTTTTTATCTCACTAACTTTTATGATAATCTCATGGATTCTATATGGTGAAACCATAACCGACTTTTATAAACAGCATGTATCACCTGATTTTTCAGAAAATCACGTCAAGAGGGAATAA
- a CDS encoding SfiI-subtelomeric fragment related protein family member, putative (Signal peptide predicted for TA17600 by SignalP 2.0 HMM (Signal peptide probability 0.892, signal anchor probability 0.002) with cleavage site probability 0.832 between residues 25 and 26), with amino-acid sequence MKKSIISLSLLYYITFFHQWNFVESQPEKTGSTTPDSAESSDTSSVSHVTLDINKTESTSEFDYTEYNDFHKFSAIPRYVFTKISQGNKDVWESKDNIHGTLVMYIKSVKYLVVLLDNNMFLLFHQDQYGNWVNITAMRHDVTKLKFFGEGDTELKSSDYKVSLVDLFYEILFNSGVKCKKVKYGKDDVWKHSDDPNFASLKSFSLGLASNSFFVKNQSDRLKMIQRALVDKAESTPSVTVSLDINKTQSTSDFDFSDQFGIVTYTPIPGYVFTKISQGNKDVWESKNNVFGTELMYIKSVEFLVVLLIDDMFLLFHLDNNDWHDVTSKRHDVSKLKLIGENDVLLKPSQRTVTIDDHSFHYLFHDGVKFHTVKYDDLDVWSHTDDTKSQI; translated from the exons ATGAAAAAATCTATCATATCGCTAAGTTTActgtattatattacatttttcCATCAGTGGAATTTTGTAGAATCTCAGCCAGAAAAAACTGGTTCTACAACACCTGATTCTGCTGAGTCATCAGATACATCTTCAGTCAGTCATGTTACTCTTGACATCAACAAGACTGAGAGTACAAGTGAGTTTGACTACACCGAGTATAATGATTTTCATAAATTCAGTGCTATTCCTAGGTATGTATTCACTAAGATATCTCAAGGTAACAAGGATGTATGGGAATCTAAGGATAATATCCATGGTACTTTGgtaatgtatattaaaagtGTCAAATACCTCGTTGTCCTActggataataatatgttctTATTATTCCATCAAGATCAGTACGGTAACTGGGTCAACATCACTGCTATGAGACATGATGTTACTAAACTCAAGTTCTTTGGAGAAGGTGATACTGAACTTAAGTCATCTGATTACAAGGTTTCGTTAGTTGATCTCTTTTATGAAATCTTGTTCAATTCTGGAGTTAAATGTAAGAAGGTTAAGTATGGTAAAGATgatgtttggaaacataGTGATGATCCAAATTTTGCATCACTAAAGTCATTTTCATTGGGTCTTGCATCAAACAGTTTTTTCGTCAAGAATCAGTCTGATCGACTCAAGATGATACAAAGGGCTCTTGTGGATAAGGCTGAGTCTACACCATCTGTTACT GTCTCTCTTGACATCAACAAGACTCAGTCCACTAGTGATTTTGACTTTTCTGATCAGTTCGGCATCGTTACTTACACTCCTATTCCTGGCTATGTATTCACTAAGATATCTCAAGGTAACAAGGATGTATGGGAATCGAAAAATAATGTCTTTGGTACCGaattaatgtatattaaaagtGTCGAATTCCTCGTTGTCTTACTGATTGATGATATGTTCTTACTATTCCATCTGGATAATAACGATTGGCACGATGTAACATCTAAGAGACATGATGTTAGtaaacttaaattaattggTGAGAATGATGTTTTACTCAAACCATCGCAAAGAACTGTAACAATTGATGATCACtcatttcattatttatttcatgATGGAGTTAAATTTCACACCGTGAAGTATGATGATCTTGATGTTTGGTCACACACTGATGATACTAAGTCTCAGATATAA
- a CDS encoding uncharacterized protein (Contains one putative transmembrane domain;~1 probable transmembrane helix predicted for TA17615 by TMHMM2.0 at aa 188-210), which produces MLTLNKTTFNTSVIHKLWADSPGFKFQRFYNSHFFPSSSLPTISFNLNKSYPLTQSNDSEPSLNQLNLTFNYPKKNLFKTSYRTFSGAASKDETAPSFRNETKPKFYAPYIFEEVTTPRGGGPIYWKMRMFFMKLKRRMLMRSRERRWNWDILRAAFAGVPKYSYDPKINQWIPLMDNEEWGGLGGRFWIQFSNVILFNFLLAFLLYFSWYRIVANNKHNVFARWRNRDEDD; this is translated from the coding sequence ATGTTAACCCTCAATAAAACTACATTTAATACGTCTGTGATTCACAAACTTTGGGCTGATAGTCCtggatttaaatttcaaagGTTTTACAACTCCCATTTCTTTCCATCATCTTCTTTACCAACTATTAGTTTTAACCTAAATAAATCTTATCCACTGACACAATCCAATGATTCCGAACCTTCACTAAATCAACTGAATTTAACTTTTAATTACCCCAagaaaaatttatttaagaCCAGTTACAGGACATTTTCAGGAGCCGCCTCCAAAGACGAAACCGCACCTTCGTTTAGAAATGAAACAAAACCAAAGTTTTACGCCCCGTATATATTTGAGGAAGTTACTACTCCCAGAGGCGGAGGACCTATTTACTGGAAAATGAGGATGTTTTTTATGAAATTGAAGCGGAGGATGCTTATGAGATCAAGGGAACGGAGGTGGAACTGGGACATTTTACGAGCTGCCTTTGCTGGAGTCCCAAAGTATTCATACGACCCCAAAATTAACCAATGGATACCGCTCATGGATAACGAGGAGTGGGGAGGTCTAGGAGGAAGATTTTGGATACAGTTTTCCAACGTGATTCTATTCAACTTCCTCCTCGCTTTTCTTCTCTACTTTTCCTGGTACAGAATAGTAGCAAACAACAAGCACAACGTATTCGCTAGGTGGAGGAACCGTGATGAGGAcgattaa
- a CDS encoding centrin, putative, with the protein MVFNRRDYLSEGPNEYNGLTDDEVYEIQEAFNLFDTEGTGTVDPKEIKCAMQSLGIDKKNPLVYQIISDLEKMGSSTVNFNDFLDVITMKLGNRDSKEGIRRIFNLFDDDNTGSITFRNLKKVVTELGESLTDDELRDMINRADSNGDGQLSFDDFYTIMAKRTYV; encoded by the exons ATGGTTTTCAACCGAAGAGATTACCTTTCTGAAGGACCCAATGAATACAACGGATTAACCGATGATGAAGTTTACGAAATACAGGAAGCCTTTAATCTTTTCGATACCGAAGGAACCG gaaCTGTTGATCCCAAGGAGATAAAATGCGCTATGCAGAGCCTTGGTATTGATAAGAAAAATCCCCTTGTGTATCAGATTATCAGCGATTTGGAAAAGATGGGATCATCCactgttaattttaatgatttctTAGATGTCATTACCATGAAACtg GGTAATAGAGACAGTAAGGAGGGAATTAGACGTATTTTTAACCTATTTGACGACGATAATACTGGTTCTATAACTTTCAGGAACTTGAAAAAGGTTGTAACTGAGCTTGGGGAATCACTTACTGACGATGAACTCAGAGATATGATTAACAGGGCTGATTCTAACGGTGATGGTCAACTTTCATTTGATGACTTTTACACCATTATGGCCAAGAGAACCTATGTctaa
- a CDS encoding SfiI-subtelomeric fragment related protein family member, putative yields MGKDMSCYNVSIVDLSYRFTFKDSVKCNKIKLGDYELWNHSDDPKFADIKILSLDLPTNSFLVLKNLITAQTN; encoded by the coding sequence ATGGGAAAGGATATGTCTTGCTACAATGTTAGTATTGTTGATCTATCATATAGATTCACATTCAAAGATTCTGTAAAgtgtaataaaataaagCTGGGAGATTACGAGCTATGGAACCATTCTGATGATCCTAAGTTTGCAGATATAAAGATACTTTCCCTAGATCTTCCTACTAACAGTTTCTTAGTTTTGAAGAATCTAATTACAGCGCaaactaattaa
- a CDS encoding SfiI-subtelomeric fragment related protein family member, putative: MLMLISLPISSTTDHNGVITYTPKPGNVFSKLVDGATDIWESKPGLYGTLVRTMTSNGVRYLAVLLDNNMFKLFKLDDDNWKDITTKRYDVSNLKFLGESDTELTKKDYAVTLTDDMYEYKFNDGVNCRKITYNDMPVWKHTDDPNFSEIRSLSLDLPRNKFLVMKNLTNYSTN; this comes from the coding sequence ATGTTAATGCTAATCAGTCTACCGATCAGTTCGACCACTGACCATAATGGAGTCATCACTTATACACCTAAGCCTGGGAATGTATTCAGTAAGCTTGTGGATGGAGCCACTGATATCTGGGAGTCCAAGCCTGGTTTGTATGGTACCTTGGTCAGGACTATGACTAGCAATGGTGTTAGATACCTAGCTGTCCttttggataataatatgttcaagCTATTCAAACTAGACGATGACAACTGGAAGGATATCACTACTAAGAGGTATGATGTTTCTAACCTTAAATTCCTTGGAGAGAGTGATACTGAACTCACCAAGAAAGATTACGCAGTAACCTTAACTGACGACATGTATGAATACAAGTTCAATGATGGAGTCAACTGTAGAAAGATCACATATAATGATATGCCAGTTTGGAAACACACTGACGACCCCAACTTCTCTGAGATAAGGTCACTTTCCCTGGATCTTCCAAGAAACAAGTTCTTAGTTATGAAGAATCTAACTAATTACAGCACAAACTAA
- a CDS encoding histone deacetylase family protein, putative (Contains ankyrin repeat elements and significant hit (6.5e-46)to Pfam:hitone deacetylase domain) yields the protein MNNLNESAPFIPVYKTSCNIHKIILKNDLETLKNILSDGSRDCLNDLDHFGRTPFHVALLTANPKALYLLLYYPLIHNSELFVTTDWIDLEENCDKDVDFRGKKDFDENQFLEHKLKSEHLLSRKSSISRDSTQFSAGEMDLNDGIEYISSKYIDYTKARLRSRSPSFCSKTHSEYLDSGFSIDEWNYICESGHKEVETLYEEHYKLLVGESHELETAAKNYSVKYRQIYALEHSRRSSKEFKITTKMDNVNMELHFVGVQENKLSSECSPEKEEMIHSTSLNSTIQDTTNPESDYIFSQMNTTFSLTVNDNEVTTGDNEGTSPDKLNQKLSFETSEKLYKGLMPLETVDLISTFDKTSPLHLLFSNVYISSYRSNMLKCFRILLCYFNKFNEFQKLYKSLDYALHAVMDGFPETKQGSPKSAEMGRNKNNSKSLNANNNERTGFDQKLTNRAKNMSPSRSKNPPESARTGIRQKMNWLKKSFNDGKRSMKDDFNDFENGFKRQKKYGSQGLNYPNNTLCSDVLGMEQIHDGRMNELLNCSNTQTSNESDSIGPYDECDLRSNDLHKMMTSFIWLKPKASWETFIKDRDFSKSTILHRVCNLKDINVVKLILASGFSPIVVNETGDMPVHLSVDAKDPYTFLTILHSTLKHLFIHSYKNNTLNTRNKDNSLNSAIDGEAFELFISSLCKRLKGGSKKGFKWYQRKDSDEFEWNSPVSIKTLFDEFLMLFEQLVCRSIKASSWECLLALFSYNSAITYHLISNPHFMHRFINFASMMNNSGEFLNLVNFVLTHLFDNPNITAEKHNYKNQNKQEEDYFKGYGIPHSGLRSSVMRPELGPKNYNLETNSALSSLITHYKRSERLQENNLKTWVITHPTCLHHLATPEPTDAPNKRHRLIVTYPENPTRLEVIISNDNGLLRSETLENVKLIHSPPPASMADILRVHDWAYIDKLLEQVQVAQKRWITNPYWPVLADGDTPVTPHSWSAALYAAGSVLTAIDAVCTNQCRNAFCAVRPPGHHLGTWGAAQTNNFEDEDFAYSFYTYNSSISYIVKLVWVGFCLINNVAIGAAYAKYMYASKGIRRIAIVDFDVHHGNGTEQVVRNIGPKNVKINNTSYKVDNEGNINIQEPITQQIIHKKWFGWRDENDRDEVLFASIHAYDGTFYPGTGRQSTIYMEENRPNIINVAVPQGTTSTEFRSLFETKICPYVYHFRPDLILISAGFDGHYRDSMSCGFTRYTEKDFNYVTELLVTVANTVCEGRVVSVLEGGYNTRLGTLSPFARSVLEHVTALNNTGKNRKYPFMYGENSINHLLSPVVKTLEDNVKPQNSVPETSAVTNSVSNSDSWSWTRQLKRNASTELLFKAYKLRVKTDLLTSKLYSRCSKFCYHKRLLKLDRTNMATKFVFDFYGNLFFSYYSKFFYTLFGISPALRSCTISVDSSLNNENPNLSNSVDTDNGVFNGVEIDDSPVTLTGIETERDPVLNSFDDFVSSYLQKLDSISNILLDSTNTDTDNTLGIDESSVDGPQVVNQIEVGAKDLNELLMDLKGAYYFKESDNLMSRSKWVANEKLSALNRNLEVVVKLDDFYSKFSSLFDKECHIH from the exons atgaataaCCTTAATGAATCAGCACCGTTCATTCCAGTGTATAAAACATCCTGTAACATACATAAAATAATCCTAAAAAATGACCTGGAAACTCTTAAAAACATTTTGTCAGATGGAAGCCGAGATTGCCTTAATGATTTGGACCATTTCGGAAGAACGCCATTCCACGTGGCACTTCTCACAGCAAACCCAAAGGCTTTGTATTTGCTCCTATACTATCCTCTGATTCACAACTCTGAGCTCTTTGTAACAACTGACTGGATTGATTTGGAGGAAAATTGTGATAAAGATGTGGATTTTAGAGGTAAAAAGGATTTTGACGAAAATCAGTTTTTGGAACATAAACTGAAGTCAGAACACCTTTTAAGTAGAAAATCTTCAATTTCCAGAGACTCTACACAGTTTTCGGCTGGTGAAATGGATCTAAATGACGGAATTGAGTACATATCCTCAAAGTATATCGATTACACCAAGGCGAGACTTCGAAGTCGATCACCTTCATTCTGTAGCAAAACGCACTCAGAATACTTAGATTCAGGGTTTTCAATAGATGAATGGAACTATATTTGTGAAAGCGGTCATAAAGAGGTTGAAACCCTGTACGAGGAACACTATAAACTCCTAGTGGGTGAATCCCACGAGCTTGAAACAGCAGCCAAAAACTACTCAGTAAAGTATCGCCAAATTTACGCCTTGGAACATTCCAGAAGATCGTcaaaagaatttaaaataactaCCAAAATGGATAATGTTAATATGGAACTTCATTTTGTCGGAGTTCAAGAAAACAAACTTAGTTCTGAATGCAGTCCTGAAAAGGAAGAAATGATTCATAGCACTTCACTAAACAGTACAATTCAAGACACAACAAACCCTGAATCAGATTATATCTTTAGTCAAATGAATACTACCTTTTCCTTAACAGTTAATGATAATGAAGTTACGACTGGAGATAACGAAGGAACTTCTCCTGATAAGCTGAACCAAAAACTATCGTTCGAAACGTCAGAGAAGTTATACAAGGGTCTAATGCCTCTTGAAACTGTGGACTTGATTTCAACTTTTGACAAAACTTCGCCGCTTCATCTGCTTTTCTCAAACGTCTATATCTCAAGTTACCGATCAAATATGCTAAAGTGTTTTAGGATACTTTTGTGTTATTTCAACAAGTTCAACGAGTTTCAGAAGTTGTACAAATCACTGGATTATGCTCTTCATGCAGTTATGGATGGCTTTCCAGAAACAAAACAGGGATCTCCTAAATCAGCTGAGATGggaagaaataaaaataatagtaaaaGTTTAAACGCTAACAATAATGAAAGAACGGGTTTTGATCAAAAGCTCACAAATAGGGCAAAAAATATGAGCCCTTCAAGATCAAAAAATCCTCCCGAAAGTGCACGTACTGGAATTAGGCAGAAGATGAATTGGTTGAAAAAATCCTTTAATGATGGGAAAAGGAGCATGAAAGATGATTTTAATGACTTTGAAAATGGTTTTAAAAGGCAGAAAAAATATGGTTCTCAAG GATTAAATTACCCTAATAATACATTGTGTTCTGATGTGTTGGGCATGGAACAGATACATGATGGTAGGATGAATGAGCTTTTAAACTGTAGTAATACTCAGACTTCAAATGAAAGTGATTCAATCGGACCTTATGACGAGTGTGATCTTAGGTCAAACGATCTTCATAAAATGATGACTTCGTTTATCTGGCTTAAGCCTAAAGCTTCCTGGGAAACCTTTATTAAGGACCGAGACTTTAGTAAAAGTACAATTCTACACCGGGTGTGTAATTTGAAGGATATAAACGTAGTTAAACTAATTCTAGCCTCAGGATTTTCGCCAATTGTAGTTAACGAGACAGGTGATATGCCAGTTCATCTCTCAGTTGATGCTAAGGATCCCTACACATTCCTCACAATACTACATTCTACTCTTAAACACTTATTCATACACtcatataaaaataatacacTTAACACCAGAAATAAGGATAATAGTCTTAATTCTGCCATAGATGGTGAAGCATTTGAATTGTTTATTAGTAGTTTGTGCAAGAGGTTAAAAGGAGGGAGTAAAAAAGGTTTTAAATGGTATCAAAGAAAAGACTCTGATGAATTTGAATGGAATTCTCCCGTGTCCATTAAAACGTTGTTTGACGAGTTTTTGATGTTGTTTGAGCAACTTGTTTGTAGAAGTATAAAGGCAAGTTCATGGGAATGTTTACTCGCTCTTTTCTCATACAATTCAGCAATCACATATCATTTGATTTCAAACCCACACTTCATGCACAGATTTATCAACTTCGCATCTATGATGAATAACAGTGGTGAGTTTCTCAATCTGGTCAACTTTGTACTCACACACCTTTTTGATAATCCCAACATCACTGCAGAGAAAcataattacaaaaatcaaaataaac AAGAGGAAGATTATTTTAAGGGTTATGGAATACCTCATTCTGGTTTAAGATCAAGTGTTATGAGGCCTGAATTAGGACCTAAAAACTATAATTTAGAGACAAATTCGGCCCTTTCTAGTCTAATTACACACTACAAGC GATCAGAGAGATTACAGGAAAATAACTTGAAAACCTGGGTAATAACTCATCCAACATGTCTTCATCATTTGGCAACACCAGAACCAACTGACGCTCCAAATAAAAGACATAGGTTAATAGTAACTTACCCTGAGAATCCAACTAGACTTGAGGTGATTATCAGCAATGACAACGGACTCTTGAGGAGTGAAACTCTTGAAAACGTTAAGCTTATTCATTCACCCCCTCCGGCCTCTATGGCTGATATTTTAAGGGTCCATGACTGGGCCTATATAGACAAGTTGTTGGAGCAAGTTCAGGTAGCCCAGAAACGCTGGATCACTAATCCTTATTGGCCTGTTTTAGCTGATGGAGATACTCCAGTTACTCCACATTCTTGGTCTGCAGCTCTTTATGCAGCTGGTTCAG TATTGACTGCTATTGATGCTGTGTGTACGAACCAATGCAGGAATGCATTTTGTGCCGTGAGGCCACCAGGTCATCATCTCGGAACTTGGGGAGCCGCACAAACAAATAACtttgaagatgaagatttCGCGTATTCTTTTTACACATATAATTCATcaattagttatatagttaaattaGTTTGGGTT GGGTTTtgtttgataaataatgttgCGATTGGAGCTGCTTATGCGAAGTATATGTACGCATCAAAGGGTATCCGGAGGATCGCAATTGTGGATTTTGATGTTCATCACGGCAATGGAACTGAACAAGTTGTGAGAAATATCGGACCAAAAAATGTCAAAATCAACAATACCAGCTATAAAGTCGATAACGAAggaaatattaacattCAAGAACCAATTACCCAGCAAATTATA CATAAGAAATGGTTTGGATGGCGtgatgaaaatgatagGGATGAGGTTTTATTCGCATCGATTCATGCTTATGATGGCACTTTTTACCCTGGTACTGGAAGGCAGAGCACTATTTACATGGAGGAGAACCGTCCTAACATAATAAACGTGGCAGTACCGCAGGGTACTACCTCGACAGAATTCAGGTCACTTTTCGAGACCAAAATTTGCCCCTACGTATACCACTTTAGACCAGATCTGATTTTAATATCAGCTGGTTTTGATGGACATTACAGGGACTCTATGAGCTGCGGATTCACCCGTTACACTGAGAAGGATTTTAATTACGTAACTGAGCTCCTGGTTACGGTGGCAAACACAGTTTGTGAAGGCAGAGTTGTTAGTGTTCTCGAGGGTGGTTATAACACTAGGCTAGGAACTTTATCACCATTTGCTAGATCAGTATTGGAACACGTTACAgctttaaataatacaggtaaaaatagaaaatatcCATTCATGTATGGTGAAAACAGCATTAACCATCTGTTGTCACCAGTGGTTAAGACCCTCGAAGACAATGTTAAACCCCAAAATTCAGTACCAGAAACTTCTGCTGTGACAAATTCCGTTTCAAACTCTGACAGCTGGTCTTGGACGAGACAATTGAAACGAAATGCTAGCACTGAGTTGCTATTTAAGGCATACAAACTTAGAGTCAAAACTGACCTCTTGACCTCTAAACTATACTCGAGATGttctaaattttgttaCCACAAAAGACTTCTCAAACTTGATAGGACAAACATGGCAACAAAATTTGTCTTTGACTTTTACGGGAACTTATTTTTCTCATACTACTCGAAGTTTTTTTACACACTCTTCGGAATTTCACCAGCTCTCAGATCCTGCACAATTTCAGTCGATAGTTCACTCAACAATGAAAATCCTAACCTTAGCAATAGTGTAGATACTGATAATGGAGTATTTAATGGTGTTGAAATTGATGATTCACCAGTGACTCTTACTGGGATAGAAACTGAAAGAGATCCTGTTTTAAACTCTTTTGATGATTTTGTCTCTTCATACCTACAAAAACTTGATTCGATTAGTAATATCCTCCTTGATTCTACCAATACAGATACAGATAATACTCTAGGTATTGATGAGAGCTCTGTAGACGGTCCACAAGTGGTAAATCAGATTGAAGTTGGTGCTAAAGATTTGAACGAATTATTAATGGATTTGAAAGGGGCTTACTACTTTAAGGAGTCTGACAACTTAATGTCCAGGAGCAAATGGGTTGCGAACGAGAAACTCTCTGCCCTGAACAGGAACTTGGAAGTGGTAGTAAAACTTGACGATTTTTACTCAAAGTTCTCCTCTCTTTTCGATAAAGAATGCCATATTCACTAG